From Mytilus edulis chromosome 8, xbMytEdul2.2, whole genome shotgun sequence, one genomic window encodes:
- the LOC139484558 gene encoding probable bifunctional dTTP/UTP pyrophosphatase/methyltransferase protein isoform X2: MLQPIIHNLNCKRIILASSSPRRKQILENIGLKFEILKSNFEENLDKSSFKSPVDYVKETAKQKTIEVASILADKQAPIDLVIGADTVVTHNNVIFEKPRDKTHACEMLKQFSGSIHTVWTAVVLITPINSTVFKGDKLCAEDERFYITEFQESTDVMMTKLTPEIIKSYVDTGETLDKAGGYGIQAVGGEITLI, encoded by the exons ATGCTGCAACCTATTATTCATAATCTGAATTGTAAAAGAATTATTTTAGCTAGTAGTTCACCAAGACGTAAACAAATACTTGAAAACATT GGattaaagtttgaaattttgaaatcaaacttTGAAGAAAATTTGGACAAATCTAGCTTCAAAAGTCCTGTTGATTATGTTAAAGAAACAGCTAAACAGAAGACTATCGAAGTGGCATCAATTCTTGCAGATAAACAG gcACCTATTGACCTGGTTATAGGAGCTGATACAGTAGTTACCCACAATAATGTCATATTTGAAAAACCAAGGGACAAAACTCATGCTTGTGAAATGTTAAAGCA GTTCAGTGGTAGTATTCACACAGTATGGACAGCTGTAGTATTAATAACACCTATTAACTCAACAG TATTCAAAGGAGATAAATTGTGTGCAGAAGATGAAAGATTTTATATCACAGAATTTCAAGAATCTACAGATGTTATGATGACAAAACTTACACCAGAAATCATTAAATCTTATGTGGATACAGGGGAAACATT ggACAAGGCAGGAGGCTATGGTATACAAGCTGTTggaggggagataactctaatttgA
- the LOC139484558 gene encoding probable bifunctional dTTP/UTP pyrophosphatase/methyltransferase protein isoform X1, with protein MLQPIIHNLNCKRIILASSSPRRKQILENIGLKFEILKSNFEENLDKSSFKSPVDYVKETAKQKTIEVASILADKQAPIDLVIGADTVVTHNNVIFEKPRDKTHACEMLKQFSGSIHTVWTAVVLITPINSTVFKGDKLCAEDERFYITEFQESTDVMMTKLTPEIIKSYVDTGETLDKAGGYGIQAIGGSLIEGIKGDYFNVMGFPLHKFCCNVSRIFCHQASE; from the exons ATGCTGCAACCTATTATTCATAATCTGAATTGTAAAAGAATTATTTTAGCTAGTAGTTCACCAAGACGTAAACAAATACTTGAAAACATT GGattaaagtttgaaattttgaaatcaaacttTGAAGAAAATTTGGACAAATCTAGCTTCAAAAGTCCTGTTGATTATGTTAAAGAAACAGCTAAACAGAAGACTATCGAAGTGGCATCAATTCTTGCAGATAAACAG gcACCTATTGACCTGGTTATAGGAGCTGATACAGTAGTTACCCACAATAATGTCATATTTGAAAAACCAAGGGACAAAACTCATGCTTGTGAAATGTTAAAGCA GTTCAGTGGTAGTATTCACACAGTATGGACAGCTGTAGTATTAATAACACCTATTAACTCAACAG TATTCAAAGGAGATAAATTGTGTGCAGAAGATGAAAGATTTTATATCACAGAATTTCAAGAATCTACAGATGTTATGATGACAAAACTTACACCAGAAATCATTAAATCTTATGTGGATACAGGGGAAACATT ggACAAAGCAGGAGGCTATGGTATACAAGCTATTGGTGGATCGTTGATTGAAGGAATTAAAGGAGACTATTTTAATGTGATGGGATTCCCTTTACACAAATTCTGTTGTAATGTTTCAAGAATATTTTGTCATCAGGCATCGGAATAA